ggcaaggtgcgcggcgagcacccataactgtgcgcggcgcgcacaacagtctgggcagattctgaccttcgtttaattccacaatacttcctgcattcaacatagcataattacacttccgtacaataaatattagagtcttacaatggttaaactcaaagtggaagtatgttttccaaaatggtcatctagacgtcgttctttcgactgaaatgactacgcttacaaaaacgacttgtaacctgtatttccgactataaacttatactttttatgtttagattcataaacttaagttcaatatgaaaccatagcaacttgaaacactcaaaatggatttaaaacgaagaagttatgggtaaaacaagattggataatttttcttgttgtagctacgtgaaaattggtaacaaatctatattaatcatatcctagctaacttatattgtattacatgtattctaatatattatgtaatcttgggataccatagacacgtatgcaaatgttttgacatatcatatcgacccatttatatatattatttggaacaaccatagacactctatatgcagtaatgttgtagttagctatacagggttgaggttgattccaaaaatatatatactttgagttgtgatctagcctgagacgtgtatacactaggtcgtggattgattcaagataatatatatcaatttatttctgtacatctaattgtggaacactagttgtaggttactaacgaggacagctgacttaataaacttaaaatattaaaacgtattaaaaatgctgtaaatatattttgaacatactttgatatatatgtacatatttgttataagttcgttaatcgacaagtggccaagtcttacttcctgacgaagtaaaaatctgtgaaagtgagttatagtcccacttttaaaatctattattttttttgggatgagaatacatgcgattttataaatgttttacaaaatagacccaagtaatcgaaaatactttctatgttggattatcgaaccgaatatgtccctttttagcttggtagcctaagaattagggaaatggcctctaattgacgcgaatcctaaagatagatctatttggcccaacaagcctcatccgagttacggatgctttagtactttgatttatcatatccgatgagagtcccggaatgatgaggatattctatatgcatcttgttaaggtcggttaccagatgttcaacatatgaatgatttttatctctatgcagtttgagaaatgcctgatatgagatgtgttataaaaatgaaatcttgtggtctattattatgatttgataatatgtaggttaaacctataactcaccaacaattttgttgacgttttaagcatgtttattctcaggtgattattaagagcttccgctgttgcatactaaattaaggacaagatttggagtccatgcttgtataatattgtttaaaaactgcattcaaagacttatgttgatgtgtaatattattgtaaaccgttatgtaatggtcgtgtgaaaaacgctatattttagattatcattatttgataatcgtcgtaatattttaaaggttatggtttgttttaaaatcgaatgcagtctttgaaaaacgtctcatatagaggtcaaaacctcgcaacgaaattaattaatatggaacgtctataatcaatatgaacgggacatttcacacacccCCACCATCTCTACCAACAAATAAATGGTTGGCTCGGTCATTCCATTGTGCGACGTACGTGACGTGGGGGGCAATAGTCCTCAAATCAGCACCTTTTTCATGCAAAGGTTAGTTTTGTGTAATAAATGATGCGTCTGAGCGGGAAGCAAGTGTTCAACACATGGAATTGGCTGATCCCATCCAAACTGCCTGCAGACCCGATCCGGTAGATGTGTCTCAATAGTAGCCCAGAATATAATAGCGTCACGGTATGACCATAAGGGTCTGTCTGTTGCGCACTGCTGGGGTATTCGGGCGAATAACAAATCATCATAGGGTTGCCATATAAACTGCATCAAcatattataatacttaataaatgTTTTGACTTTAACATAGCTTCTATAGTTTCACACCAAATAAATGTTACCTGTCTAGGCGTTAACGCCGAAAGTAGGGAGCGAATCATAGAAAATACATGTGTTGGCGTATTTTTGTTCGTCCGTTTACCATGCCACCTACATATGAATAAGACATACAGATGAATATAGTTACAGTAACTAAAGGTTTAAAGTTACAATGATCTCTTACCTAGAACCATAGGGTGCTCGAATCAGTGGAATCTGGTTCTGTGGAAGGTCCGCTggaatctttcgtacatcatttttgAGAATCGGCGCGAGGGATGGAGTTCGTTCATACACCCACAGTTGTAATAAAAGTAGCGAACCATTAATGGCGTTGGCTTCATAGTTTGTGGCCGCTTTACACAAATTTCTATAAAGATGTGCGAGAACCGCACTACCCCAACTAATACGATTAGATGGACTCAAGTCCAGGATGGTATGCAAGAAACTCAAAGGGACATCGTACGCATTAGAATCAGAAAATAGAACGCCACCCATCATAGCTAAAATATATACTCTAGCCCGATGTTGGTGAGACTCGACAGTGTCTCCAACATCTTCTGCCAACTCCGCCATTAAAACAGAAATTAATATCCTCCCTTTATGTATACCCCTATCACCAATAGCCTGAGGGGCGATCCCTAAGTAGGTAACGACAAACGGTATCCAATAGCTATCATTTGTTTCATACCAAATACCGGAGAATACATCCCCGTCTATTGGTAAACCAAATAAAACCTGAACGTCTTGCAACTTAAAGTTGCTTCTCctacaaatattaatatgaattaaatAGAGTATTCGGATATatattcgaatatatatatatatatatatatatatatatatatatatatatatatatatatatatatatatatatatatatatatatatatatatatatattatatacttgactaaattaatgatatatattacgaatatataataatatatattgaaataaataatatatatatatatatatatatatatatatatatatatatatatatatatatatatataaggtaatgATTTTGTACCAATCGGTAAATGAAACGTATGCGTCTCCGGGCGCCATCTTTCAATCATTGTAGTAACAAGTGACCAATCGAGTCTTTGTTTACCCAATTTACAAATTAAACCTAATCCCACATTATCAAGATACACCTGCACCCTCTCATCAATTGTTTCGTTTGGTAGCAGTGAAATATGCTGCCAAAAGCTCAGATCAGCTCTTCTTGGTTTGATCGACATCTCCTCGTCAAGCTTCTTTGTAAATAGTGCATATGATCTATGATTCCTTTCCGCTTGTTAAAACAATAAAGAACTATCAATCGGCTCCGATCTAGCACGTAATTGGTTCGTTTGAGCCATTTTTTTGTTAAAAATCAAAGGTTTTTCGAAATTATATTTTTCTTATAACTTTGGGATGTGTTTTGTGTGTGAGAGCCGAAGTATCAGACTTCGGATTTATACAGATACCAaaatcgaagtttgaaacttcggtttccaCGTGGCCATTTTTCATTCGCCAGTTTTTATTTTTACGGATTGTGGTTATTTATTGGGGATAAAATTACAGTTAATGGGGTAGATGGAATTTAAAGCAAAACCGGAGTTCCAAACTTCGATTTTGACACGTCCCCAGTCTAGTCATCAAGTCAACAGGCTAAACGAATAAAGTatcaaaaccgaagttccaaaatTCGGTTTTGACCAAAACCGaactttgaaacttcggtttttccATTTTcaaaataatttttgtaatatttcCATTTTTGCAAGTCTCTTTaaaaaaattactatttaaaaaaaatctACAATCAGCTCAGTATCCGTACGACGGAGAAGCCGCACAATGCGCAGATCAAGCGGTCCTTGATCAACTTAAAGCGATTTCTTTACTTAAACATAGTTTCAATAACAAAGAGAACGATACGTCACCGCATGGCGTCACTGTTTTACTATTGTGAAAATATATCAACACACAGTGAATAACATGGAGAAGCAAATCAAATTGAAGAATTCAGATATCGATTCGTTGAATCGACGTTTACTAGAACTGAATTCGGTTAATAAATGGTTCGAGTTGAAACTTAATTCGAGCATACGCTTTCCGTTAATTGACCACGTGGACATTTCAGATCATGATATAAGGATTTTTATTGATGTTTTGAATTACGTGTTAGTTTCAATTCAGGATTTCGTGACGGTAATGATTCGTGAAATGCAATCGACGAACTGGAATATCGATCAGGCAGTAAAATCAATTGAACCGAATGGGGTTTTCGATCAATCAAAATACAAATGTTTCGTGTTCGAATCATACGTTACTCGTGAAATGTTTGAAGGTTTTGGTGTAAAATCTGACGAAGATGACAAAAATGGTTATATAATTTTAATCAGATTAAAAAGTTAAAATCGTTAACAGGCACCGATATATTAGAGGAAGATTGTACGTCGTCGCTTGCAAAGTTTACACGTGGCAAGTATATGCGCTTAGTGCATCAAAAAATGGAGTATTCGTTTAACGGAAATTTGGGTCAACGGAAAATGTTGAACGAGTGGCAATTTTCCTTGACTACGAAGTTTTTGGGGTCGTTTACAGAAATGGCGCGTCGCGTGTGGATATTGAGGTGCTTGGCGTTGTCGTTTGATGAGGAAGTGAGTGTGTTTCGTGTGAGTAGTGGGTGTCGGTTTTCGAGTGTGTATATAAAAAATGTGGTGGTTAATAGTAGTGGTGGCGGTGGTGATTGGCTGCCAGTGGCGTTTACGGTGGTTCCTGGGTTTAAGATTGGCGAAAAGGTGGTGCAGAGTCAGGTCTATTTATCTCCGGCTGGTGGTAGTAAAAATATCGCTTAAGGTTCTTTTTTACCTTTTAATAATTTTCTTTATCAAGTACGGAGTATCATGAAATCATGAATGAGTTTATTAGTACTGTAGTTCGGAAGTGTATAGTGAATTTAGTGATACCAGGTTTAAATACAACCTACCTTCTTGTGTCCATGTGTTAAAAAGTCATAGGTAGTGTGCATGTATTAAAAAGTCATAGGTAATATGTTGGTTATTTATAACTAGGTTTGGCGTTGATGATCTTTTGAGTTCTCAGATGGGCATGTATTTTTCGTGTTTGTATTTCGTTTTTAGTATAGCCGGGCCTTCGGGGTAGTGTCCGCTTTTGCTTAGTTGTTTCTATTTATCTTCTAGACCCGCTTGTTTTCTTTTTCAAACCTTATCTATTTTTTTTGTTACTGTAacggtgcaaaccaaagtcccacatcggtcatgggacaaaacaaatgtatgtatataagtctaaggaggaatccctctatcaccaattggttttagaaaatgatGTACTCTTGGGCTTGATCCTGGAAGCTTTGTATCGAAATCTTCCTGTCCTCCCACCAGGTTGAGAGTATACGTTCCTTACAGTTACATCttccatacttttatacttttcgtAAGTACCGTGGGACAAACGACGCCCTCCACTTCTACTTCTAACTAGCCGCTAGTTGATAGTTGTTTTGTTTCATGCTAGTTTGGTAGAGTTGTGGCGTAAGTTTTGTTATTTTCTTGTTGGTATTGTTTTGCGTTTTGTATGTTTGCGGATTTATTTCATCTTTTATTCCTTTCCTTTTAAATTGTTTCATTTTTTTCAACACAAAAAGAAAGTTATAACTAGGTTTGACTATGATACTCTATGTATGCAAACGTTATTTCTAAAAAGTTTAATTTTATATACAGAAAATAAGTAGTTAGAGATACATTGTAATGAAAAACTAGTAACAAACACACATACAACTACCGAAATACAATAACGTGATAAACCACTTAACGACTCCATTTAGAAGAAAAAGGACTACAACCATTTAACGATAGTCGAACCTAAAAATTCGCATTGACTAAACTTTACTATCTGCGAAAAAAGTGAGCCAGACACGACTAAAAATCAAAGCCAGTTGTCACAATTTGTGATCCAACCATCACCTTCAAATAATCCTACTACTAATGCAAGAACCCTTATAATATGAAGCCAGGATAAGTAAggttttttttttagtgtttacccctgtTAActttgaaaaatttattaaatttttacactcgTCCTATCTGTATCCGAGTTCAAGTTCCGTCCGAGCTCGTCCTCCATCGACCTAACTCGCATACACCATTCATACCATTTTGTAATGGGAAATTAGCCCAAATACACTATTTTTTAAACttttattccaaaatacactttcggggaaaaaattgtctatttacactGTTAGGTCGACCACTCAGTGGGTCGACTACCCCTTTACCCGGTCGACCACTTTAGTTTTCAAGGTAGTCGACCTCCATTCTTCATTGTTGTTGGTCGACTACTTCAGTTATATGGTCGACCTAAGGGTCGACCGAATTGTAGGCCTAAACTCGGTCGACTAACATAGTCGACCACAGTTGCTTTGTAGTCGACCGATAAGTTGGTCGACTAATCATAAAAACATACTACTAGTGGATAAGATATATCAGATAAGATTATTGCGAATTTAGATAAGGTTTTTATTTAAGTTTACTGTGTTAGCAATGTACCTTCAATGTACCTTGGAGATTTATTTACCATTATGTGTTGTGTTGTGTTGTGTTACCATCCAATTTAGTGAAATAAACTTTAATTTGAacaacaaatattatatattatctcataCTACATTTATGGATTACACAACAAATAACACAACTTACAGACATATAACATACACGACAGTTAAACAGAAAACATACGAACACACATACCTAGCATTCATGACTGTTAAACACATTTTAAACACAAAGAAGAAGCTAATCATCACTCAAATTGTAAGTGAAGCCAAATTGTGTTGAGCATGAGTCTTCACGTTTTCCTTTACCCTTGCCCTTTACCAACCCCTTAGGCTTTGCCTTTGTTTTTGTGTTACACTTGAACTTTTGTTTACCTTCAGAAAGATCATAATGTGCGGTGCAAGTTGATCTAGTATGTCCATATTCCAAGCAACGACTGCATTTTATTTTAGATTTGAAATTGTCTTTGTCCTCTCCTTGGAACGGTATACGAGCAGTACTCTTCGGTCTACCCGATTGTCGCTTTGTAACCAATGGCGGTAGGACGGTTTGTAGGTGTCCTGGATCTATCCATTCAGAAATATGATCTAGCGGGTTAATATCTTCCATGTATGCCGACTTGTACGTTTCAGT
The window above is part of the Rutidosis leptorrhynchoides isolate AG116_Rl617_1_P2 chromosome 1, CSIRO_AGI_Rlap_v1, whole genome shotgun sequence genome. Proteins encoded here:
- the LOC139900948 gene encoding protein GRAVITROPIC IN THE LIGHT 1-like, translated to MEKQIKLKNSDIDSLNRRLLELNSVNKWFELKLNSSIRFPLIDHVDISDHDIRIFIDVLNYVLVSIQDFVTVMIREMQSTNWNIDQAVKSIEPNGVFDQSKYKCFVFESYVTREMFEGFGVKSDEDDKNGTDILEEDCTSSLAKFTRGKYMRLVHQKMEYSFNGNLGQRKMLNEWQFSLTTKFLGSFTEMARRVWILRCLALSFDEEVSVFRVSSGCRFSSVYIKNVVVNSSGGGGDWLPVAFTVVPGFKIGEKVVQSQVYLSPAGGSKNIA
- the LOC139900942 gene encoding serine/threonine-protein phosphatase 7 long form homolog, producing the protein MSIKPRRADLSFWQHISLLPNETIDERVQVYLDNVGLGLICKLGKQRLDWRSNFKLQDVQVLFGLPIDGDVFSGIWYETNDSYWIPFVVTYLGIAPQAIGDRGIHKGRILISVLMAELAEDVGDTVESHQHRARVYILAMMGGVLFSDSNAYDVPLSFLHTILDLSPSNRISWGSAVLAHLYRNLCKAATNYEANAINGSLLLLQLWVYERTPSLAPILKNDVRKIPADLPQNQIPLIRAPYGSRWHGKRTNKNTPTHVFSMIRSLLSALTPRQFIWQPYDDLLFARIPQQCATDRPLWSYRDAIIFWATIETHLPDRVCRQFGWDQPIPCVEHLLPAQTHHLLHKTNLCMKKVLI